The Flammeovirga yaeyamensis genome segment GTTGATTGAAGTTTTTTCAAAAAATATAGTTAGAATATTTTCCGTTGACGAATATTGATGATGAACTTTTAACGTCCAAGTACAAAAAAGAATAATTATATGTTTTGTTGGTAAAATGATATTATTTTAAGGTGTACTTAATGTTAAGTTCTTGTGTCTGCTATTTTATTGTACTATTAATTGATAACTTCTAATGATTTAAATATTTGATACTATAAGAAAGAGGTTCAACCTATATTGTCGAACCTCTAATAATATAATTAAGACACTTTCTCAGTAAATAATTCTCTAGCTTTTTTAGTGGCATTCACCATTGCTTCTAAAGATGCTTTGGTTTCTGTCCAACCTCTTGTTTTTAATCCACAGTCAGGATTTACCCATAGTTGTTCTAATGGAATTTTAATTTTTGCTTTATTGATAAAATCAAGCATATCATAAACAGAAGGAACATTGGGTGAGTGGATATCGTATATTCCCGGTCCAATTTCATTGGGATATTTGAAGTTTGAAAAAGCATTCAATAAATGAAGCTGAGATCGTGAACATTCAATCGTAATCACATCTGCATCCATTGCAGCAATTGATTTAATGATATCATTAAATTTCGAATAACACATATGAGTATGGATTTGTGTTCCATCTTTCACCCCACTACTTGATATTTTAAAAGAGTCAACGGCCCAATCTAAATAACTTTGCCATTCTCCTTTTCTTAAAGGAAGACCTTCTCTAAATGCAGGTTCATCAATCTGAATGACCTTTAACCCCGCTTTCTCTAAATCAATCACCTCGTCTCTTATTGCCAAACTTATTTGTTTACAGGTTTTATGTCGAGGTTGATCGTCTCTAACAAAAGACCATTGTAAAATAGTAACAGGTCCTGTCAACATTCCCTTTACAGGTCGTTCAGTTAAACTTTGTGCATAGGCACTTTCTTTTACCGTCATGGCTTCAGATCTATGTACATCACCATAAATAATAGGAGGTTTAACATACCTCGAACCAAAGCTTTGTACCCAACCATGACTTGTAAATGTGAATCCATCCAATTGTTCTCCAAAGAATTCAACCATATCATTCCTTTCAAATTCTCCATGGACTAAAACGTCTACATCTATAGATTCTTGAAAACGAATAGCGTCTTTAATTTCATTCTTTATGAAGTCTGAGTATTGTTCATGAGTGATTTTTCCTCTTTTAAATAAGCTTCTATTCTTTCTAACTTCTTTTGTTTGAGGTAGGGACCCGATACTTGTAGTAGGAAGTAAAGGCAATTGCAAAGCCACCGCTTGTTGAACTTTTCTTGATTTAAAATCACTTGCTCTTTGAGATTCTTTAGCTGAAAGATTCTTTACTCTTTCTTGAACTTTTAGATTATTGACTAATTCGGAAGTAATTCTTGATTGAATATCAATTTGATTACTGACATAAAGAGGATGTTGATAAGGCTCTTTTTCAGCAACAAGAACTTTAAGCTGTTCTAACTCCTCAATTTTTTGTTGAGCAAAACTCAACCAAGGTTTTACTTCGGGGTGAATTTTTGATTGTTCATCCTCTAAATTTATATCAATTGGACTGTGCAAAAGAGAACAAGAAGGGGAGAGAAGAATTCGATCAGATCCTATGGATGCCTCTACTTTTTTTATTACTTCTAATGACTTTCGGAAATCATTTTTCCAAACGTTACGGCCATCAATAATGCCTAATGAAAGATGAAGGTTTTCATTAAAGAGTTCGTGATTTAAGATATCGTTTATTTGTTCACCACAACGAACTAAATCTAAGTGTAAGGTATGAATAGGGAGTTGAAGAACAGTAGTTAAGTTTCCCCCATAGCAATCGAAATAATTCCCTAAAGTGATATCTAATTGAGGAAATTCTTTTGCAAAATGTTGATACACTTTTTTAATGCACTCTTGAATCAGAGGGTTTTCATCCAATGCCAAGCAGGGTTCATCAAATTGAATTTTCGAAGCACCATGCTCAAGTAATTGATCCAGGATTACAGAGTAGGAAGCCAGTAAATCGTCTAATAGATCCAATCGGTGGAATCCTTTATCAATTTCCTTTCCTAACCAAAGAAAAGTGACAGGACCAATAATTGTTGGAAGAGTTTCAAATCCGCTGACTTTAGCTTCTTTATATTCTTCCACAATTTTGATAGGTTTGCTGATGCTAAATTGAGTGTTTTTATAAAATTCTGGAACAATAAAGTGGTAATTGGTATCGAACCACTTAGTCATTTCCATAGCTTTAACATCTGAAGTTTCATTTTGAAAACCTCTAGCTAAAGCGAAATACAATTCTAAATCATTGAGGTTTTCCTTTTGCTGAAGTTGTCTAAATCGTTTAGGGAGACAGTCGAATGTATAAATCAAATCCAGTATCTGATCATAAAACGAGAAATCGTTAGAAGGAATATCATCTAGAATAGATTGTGCTTCCCAGTTTTTCTTTCTGATGTCTTTACCAATTTCAATGAGTTTTGCAGCATCAATTTCTTTTGCCCAAAATTGTTCTAAGGCTTTTTTAAGTTCTCTTTTTGCCCCAATACGTGGGAATCCAAAGTTTCTAGTTTTCATAGTGTATGTAGTTAAAATTTCTACACAAAATTAGTTTTGATGATTTTTGTTTTGGTATAAATCAAAAACATTGGATGATAAAACTTTATATCTTATCCTTGCTGGAAAATAATTCTGATTGACTAATAAATAAGTCAGTGTATTAGAAATTTTTTCTTCAGCTAAAATGGATCAAACAGATAAAAAAATACTCAAACTGCTTCAAGAAGACGGAAGTATTACGACAAAAGAAATAGCCAGACGAATTCATCTTTCCAACACTCCAGTTTATGAGCGAATCAAAAAAATGGAAAGGGAAGGAGTAATTAAAAAATATGTAGCAGTTTTAAATAGAGAAAAGTTAGATAGGGACTTAATCGTATTTTGTAATGTGACTTTAAAGGAACATTCTAAAATTATAGGTCATAAATTTGTAGAAGACATTACTGCTCTAGAAGAAGTGGTTGAATGTTACAATATTTCAGGAGACTATGATTTTCTTCTAAAAGTGATGGTCAAAGACATGAAGGCTTATCAAGATTTTGTTTTAAATCGATTGGGGGAAATTGAAAATATTGGGAGTGCACACAGCACATTTGTAATGGGCGAGATTAAACAGAGTTATAAAATACCAATCACAGAGTAAAAAGAAATACTAATCTGAAATTATAAAAATAAGTCTGTCCTATTAATATGTAATAAGACAGACTTACATCAATAAATAACCGATAATTATTGAATTACTGATGCTTTGAATTTCTTTAATTTGGTAGACCTACTTAATATAAGTTGCTTGTACTTTTCGGAGTCAATTTCCTTTCCAGCATTTGCTTGAGCATATTTCATGCACTCTAGTGATACTTTAAAGTCGTTTAACCATATTGAAAGCATACCAATATTTGCAGCTATATAAGCACTAGTCTTTTTATTGTAAAGTGCTTTTTTATCCTTAAAATCAACTTCCTTTAACATTGACCTAAACTTATCGATTACTTGTTCAGCCTCAACATTGTAATCTTTACCTGAATGTCCTTTATGTGCTTCAATTAAATGAAAAGCTTTGATCATGTCTTCGCAGATAGAATTGTATGCTGTATAGTCTCTTTTAGCAGTTGATTCTAATTTCAAAACAGGAATTTGGATCTGTTTTTCCGTGTAAGCATAGTTATTTGATAAGTAAGAATGTATTTCTTGGCAATGTTTTTCGAACTCTTTAGCTCTTAACTCATTAATAAAATCTTTACTTAAATGATTTTTCCAAAACTCTCTTTCCTCTTCTGATCTTAAGGCAGGAGTGTCAATGCGAACATAGTTATTAGAATTATTCAGATAACCACTGTGTATATTTTTTCCATTTACTTTTACTTGGAAAAAAACAGGCATTTTATAAATTAATTCATAAGAAAAATGAGTGAATATAATTCTTTGTCCATCAAATACTTTAACCTTTTCTACCGTTTTTTCTTCAAAACCGAGGGTCTTAAAATTATTTGTTTCGATTTCTATTGAAAAATCATCAGAATGATCCACAATAGAATAACCTTCTATTGTAGTTGCTTCAAGAAGCCTTTTTTCCACACTATCTTTTTTACTGCCATCATAAAACGATTTAGGTAAGGTGATTTTTCTGGAATAGGAAGTTAAGTTAGAGGGCAACGGATTTTCTGGTAAATGAATATATTTTACAGAAATAGTTTCTTTATCTAAATTTTGCCCAAAAAGAGAAACACTAAAAAAGATGAAAGCAAAGTGAAGAAGTTGAATACAATAAACCTTCATAAAAAGTGAGTAGTTAATTATGTAAAAAATAAAAGGGAAACAGATTGTATAAAATAGTCAGTTTCAATATGGTAAATACAAATCCCAAAATAAAAGACTTGTAAAAAATGAGCAAATAATTTTCTATTTATTTAAAAAAAGAGCCTGAATTTTGAAAGATTCAGGCTCATTCTGTAATTTTTTTCTAAAAGAAGTAGGTGTTCTTTATCGTATTTTTATTTATCGAAGTAGTTAGGATTCTGTTGTAAGAACATTTCCGCATCTTCTGCAGTCATTTTAAATTTCTGCATTAGCTTCTCCATGTCTGCAGTAACTACTTTTTTAGGTGCCGCTTTTTTTCTAGCTGCAGTAGCTCTTTTTTTAGTCTCCTTATTCTTCTTTTCTCTTGCTACAGATTCTTCTACTTCAGAAGTCACAACCGATCCGCCACTCCCGTCACATCTAACTAAGTGAGAAACAAATTCGGCATCAGGTATTCTACCTTTACATCTAGGACAAGTTCTTGTTGACATAAATATGAAATGATTATTATGATGAGTGAATGCAAATATATACTATAAAACACCTTTCATAAAAAAGTTTTCTCAACTCTTTAGAAACGTTCAATAAATAGATGCATATGTACAATAAATTCAAATGAATTTGGAGTAAATCATTTTGTTTAAAATCAAGTACTTAGATGGATATTGAGGTTTTATTTCTTCTGCATCTTTCAGAACAATATTTTACCTCTTCCCATACTTTCTTCCATTTCTTACGCCAAGAAAATTCTCTTTTGCATACAGGACAGGTCTTATGAGGTAGATGTTGCTTTTTCATCACTTAGTTTTAGGTTTAAAGTTTCGAGATCTTTTTTTCTAGCATAAGGGAAACTATTGAGGTAGTTAAACGAATAATACGAATTCAATCCAGAAATTCCAGTAGCATCAATTTTATCTAAACGTAAATAACCTTGTTCTGTGATGGCTTCTTCAGGAATGAAAATATGTTGTATTTCCCCAACGATCATTACTGTATTATTAAACTTTATAGGAATACTTTCTTTTAATTCTAAACCGATTTTTACTTTGGCTTCTTTTACAAATGGAGCCTTAAAACCATCAATATATTCAGGCGTAAAATGACATTTTTCAAATTCAGAATCTTGATCATCCATCTTGGCAGAAGTATAATGAGCCCTCATGATCTGATTCGTATTCACATGGTTTATAGTATATACATTGTTTTCGTAGATATTCCTTAATGTATGTCTTGGTACATCTTGAGATGGTCTACTAATAAAGCCCAGTAATGCAGGGTCACTCCCCAAATGCACTACCGAGCTAAAAATAGCGAGGTTATCACCATACTTTACAGACGAGCTCCCTATAAGGTTAGCGGGCTTAATGCCTGTAATACTATTAATTAGATTAAGGCGTTTCACCCGGTTCATCTCTTTAATAAGATCTTTTGTTAAATGCATGTGTTTTAATTATAATATAGTTTCTAGGTCTTTTTTTAAATCTTTTTTGACCAATTTCCAGAATTTAAAGAAGGAGTGACAGTCTCCAGAGATATTAGAAATCCAATCTCGAGATTCTCTGTTGCCTTTATAATGCTTGAATGCAGGATGTTCTTTAAAGTAGATTTCAGCACAGCCAAGTGCTGCTTTTAGCTCATCAAACTCTCCAACGAATAGTTGTATTCCTTCAATATTTTTCGATAAATCGATGATAAAATCAAGGACTCTTTTAGATATTGGAAATTTCTCAAAATGAGAAGGCTCTAATAATAAAATTCTATTTCCTTTCTCTGGGCTATGCCACTCAGGATCTAATTGATAGGAATTATAAATGAAAGTAGGAGACTTTTTATCAATAACTATAGAAGTGGCTTCAGGTAAATCGGTTTTCAATTCCAAATTTAGGGTAGCCTTCAACTCTTTGGGCACTTTTTGATATTCAATCTCATTATATGAGACATCTAAATAACTTCCTTTTTGTTGGGTATGGGTGTACTTATTAATATTTTCCTGATTGGCAAAATACTTTTTGTTTGAGTTTGCTCCACATACCCATTGCCATGACAAAGCGTTTGATGCCCAATCTCCATCAAGTAGGTGATAATACATCCATTGTGCAGGTTGTTTCCAGTGGGTCTGACCAATATTGCAAATCAACATACTTATATACATTCTCATATGATTATGCATATATCCAGTTTTCTCCAATTCATCAATTCCGTGGTCTAAAGCATCTATACCTGTAGACTTTTCTAATATTGATATTGGGAGTTGATAGTGTGCAACATTGGGTTGAGTTCTTTTTAAATCATCATCTATTAATTCTTCTTTATGAACCCACAATTGCTGCCAATAATCTCTCCAAGCCAATTCTTGAACAAATTTCTCTATCTTTCCGAATTCATACCCCTTACTTAAAAGAAGTTGGTATACCTTTTTTGTAGATATGACGCCTCTTGAAATATATGGAGATAAATAGGAGACGCTTCCATCAATGTAATTTCTAGAAGCAGCATAGCGGTCAGGATTATAATTATTTAATAGCTCAAGAATTACAGAGTATTTAGTAGAGAAATGCATGGAGGATAATATTTAAGTGTAATAACTAAATGCTACAATCTCAATTTTGTTTATAAAAACAGTCAGAATGTTTTTTATCAATGATTTTTTAATGAAAGAATAGCATCATTTTAATGTAGTTGTAAATATTATTATATCAATTTCTGTTTTTAACTCGACATTTCTCGACCAATACAACTATATGAAACTTTATAAAAAGTGATGTCAAGTAAATAGTATTGCAATTTTTTTTAACAGAAAAATATATTCATCAAAAAAAGCTGTTTTTGATATCGTGAAGATTGTTTGTGACAATTAAATAAATTTTCACATTTTTTAATTTTCACCAATATTCTACTCAAAAAACGAATGAATGAATACTTACTTCTGTAATAAATGTCTGTTTTCGGATTATTGTACTTTTTTTATAGATGAGTGAAAAGTTATTCATTTTTAAATAAAAACTAATGTAATTTTTTTTCAAAAAGTCTGTCACAAACACAGCAAATAGGTTGTTATACTTGCGAAAATTAAATGTTTTGCGTGTTTCAATTGGACAAACAACAAACCGACCGCAAACTATTTTTTTAAAGAACGAACAAATTAAATGAGCTGTGCAATTTAAAAATTGTACAATTCTAAGAATAAAGAGATATGACAGACACGAACCAACTGCTAAAAGAGACGCCGATTGCCATTGTAGGTATGGCCTCTGTATTTGCAGATTCTGAGAACCTCGAGAAGTATTGGGAGAATATTATCCAAGGGGTAGATTGTATCAAAGAAGTTCCAGATGATAGATGGAAAATCGATGATTATTATGATCCAAATCCATTAGCGGAAGATAAGACGTACTGTAAAGTAGGTGGATTTGTTCCAAAGATTGATTTCAACCCGATGGAGTTTGGTTTACCGCCAAATATTCTTGAAGTAACAGACGCTTCTCAGTTATTGGGTCTAGCAGTTGCAAAAGATGCCTTGATCGATTCTGGTTACGCTCCAGGTTCTGATGCATTAAAATCAGAACTAAGAGAAAGAACAGGTGTGATCCTTGGTGTTGGTGGTGGTCAGAAACTGATCATTCCTTTAACGGCTCGTTTGCAATATCCAGTATGGAGAAGAGCATTAGAGTCAATGGGTATGCCAGAAGAGCAAATCCAAGTGGCGATCGAAAAAATGAAAGCAGCGTTCGTGCCATGGACAGAAAACTCTTTCCCAGGTTTATTGGGTAACGTAATTTCTGGTCGTATTGCGAACCGTTTCGACTTCGGTGGTATCAACTCAGTAGTGGATGCAGCTTGTGCGGCATCACTTTCTGCAATTAAAATGGCAGTAGCTGAATTGGTAGAGAAAAGAGCAGACATGATGATTACTGGTGGTGTAGATACAGACAACTCTCCATTCATGTACATGTCATTCTCAAAAACTCCTGCATTCTCTCGTAACGGTAGCATCCGTCCATTCGATCAAGATGGCGACGGTATGTTGATCGGTGAAGGTGTAGGTATGATGGTCATGAAACGTTTAGAAGATGCTGAGCGTGATGGCGATAAAATCTATGCAGTAGTGAATGGTATTGGTGGTTCATCAGATGGTCGTTACAAGTCGGTATATGCACCACGTCCTTCAGGTCAGGCATTAGCGATGCGTAGAGCATATGAGGAAGCAGGTTATGATCCATCAACAGTTGGTTTGATTGAGGCGCACGGTACAGGTACCAACGCTGGTGATGCATCAGAAGGTGTATCAATGGGTATGGTATTCGGTGATGATGGAGTGAAAACAAATCACATTGCCTTAGGTTCTGTAAAGTCACAAATTGGTCATACAAAAGCAGCAGCAGGTGCAGCGGGTATGATTAAAGCAGCTTTAGCCTTACACCACAAAATCCTTCCAGGTACAATTAATATCACTAAGCCAAATCCTAAATTAGAAATTGAGAAGAAAGCATTCTATATCAATTCTGAAACTAGACCTTGGTTCCAGAAAGATGCACAAACTCCATTGAGAGCAGGTGTATCGGCTTTCGGTTTTGGTGGTGTGAACCTTCACTTCTCAATGGAGGAGTACAAAGGTCAGTCAATCGAGAAAAATAGAGTGCACAATATCCATAAGCAGTGGTTACTATCTGATGTATCTACTTCTGCTTTGGTAGCGTTAGCTCAAAAACATATTGCAGGTCTTACAGGTGCAGATGCTAAAACTTACTACAAAGAAGTATCAGCAACAGCATTTGCAGAGAATGTTCCTGCTAACCAGCCAAGAGTTGGTTTTGTAGCTTCATCAATTGAGGAAGCAACGAAAAAATTAGAAGCATTTGTTGCAGGTATCTCTAAAGACATTAACGCTGGAGAATGGAAGAATCCAATCTTGAACGTTTGGTTTAGAAACGCAGCTTATGCAGGTAAAGATCAGGTGGCAGCATTATTTGCCGGACAAGGTTCTCAGTACACGAACATGGGTAACGAGATTGCTTGGTCATTCCCAGAAGTGAGAGAAGTATTTGCGAAAGTAAACGGCGTATTCGAGCAAGATGGTAAGAAACCATTGACAGAAACGGTTTACCCAATTCCAGTATTCTCAGACGAAGAACGTAAACAACAACAAACAGTACTTACGCAAACAGAAAATGCACAGCCAGCCATTGGTGCATTATCAGTAAGTATGTATCACATCCTTCAAAAATCAGGTTTCAAGGCAAACTACTTTGCAGGTCACTCTTATGGTGAGCTTTCAGCATTGTATGCATCGGGTGCGATTGATCTTCCAACTTTCATCAAATTATCGAAAGAAAGAGGACAAGCAATGTCAGCACAAGCAGGTGTGGATGCCGGAACGATGATGGCAGTGAAAGGTGATGTTGTAGCAGTTCAACCTTACATCGGTAAATATCAAAATGTTCAAGTTGCTAACATCAACTCTGGAACACAAACAATATTAGGTGGTGCTAAAAACGAGTTGGAAGCGTTAAAAACTGAACTAAAAGCAGCGGGCTTATTAGCGACTATCCTTCCTGTTTCAGCAGCATTCCACACACCATTTGTTGGTCATGCTTCAAAACCATTTGCAGCAGTACTTGATCAAACAAATATTGCAGCACCTCAAGGTAAATTGTACTCAAATACACTAGGAACGGCTTACCCAGCGCAACCTCAGTTTATCAAAGAGACGCTGAAAAGACATATTTTAAGTCCGGTAAAATTCAAAGATCAAATCGATACAATGTACAATGAAGGTGCTAGAGTATTTGTTGAATTCGGACCGAAGAACATCTTATCCAACTTAACTTCTGAAATCTTATCAGGTAAAGATCATCAAGTGATTGCTTTGAATCCTAACCCTAAGAAAAACTCAGATGTTCAGTTAAGAGAAGCAGCTATTCAATTGGCTGTAATGGGTGTTCAAATCGAAAACTTTGATCCATACGCTCGTCCTGTAAAAGAAGCAGGAGCGAAGTCAAAAATGAATGTACAAATTTCAGGTACAAACTATTTGACAGATGGTTTCAAGAAGAGATATCAAGATATCCTAGAGAAAGGCGGAAAAGTACTTTCTCAAAAAGCACCAATCGTAGAAGAAATCGAGACGGTGATTGCAGAGACAACAGACATGTCTCAAATTATTGAAGAAAAAATTCGTCAGAAACAAAATTCAGCTTCCATGGCAGAGAAGGCAGTATTGGATCAAATCCAAGCAGATATTCAGCGTTTGACTGAACAGCAAAATAGAATTGAGCAAATGTTAGCATCGTTGTTCAATATGCAAGCAGATAATCAATTAGGTGCAGGTCAAGCAGCAGCTGCACAACAAATTGCAGCTCCTTCTCAAGCAGTAGCTACTCCAGCACCTGCTCAGCCAGTGGCAGCAACTCCAGCAGCACCAGTACAAGAAGCTCCTGCAGCTCAAGGTGGTGTATCCAATGCAGAAATCGAAGCATCTTTATTAGCAGTAATCGCTGAGAAGACTGGTTACCCATCTGAGATGTTAGAAATGAGCATGGATATGGAAGCTGATTTAGGTATCGACTCTATCAAGCGTGTAGAGATCTTCGGTGCAATGACAGAAGCAAATCCTTCAGTTCAAGGTGTAGATCCACAAGAATTAGCAGAGTTAAGAACATTGGCTCAAATTGCTGAATACATTTCAGGAAAAGCAGGTGCAACTTCAGCACCGGCAGCAGCTCCTGCACCAGCGGCGGCTCCAGTAGCAGCAGCACCAGTTCAAGAGACAGCAGCTCCAGCAGCACAAGGTGGTGTAACTAACGCAGAAATCGAAGCATCACTTTTAGAAGTGATTGCAGAGAAGACAGGTTACCCATCAGAAATGTTGGAAATGGGTATGGATATGGAAGCTGATTTAGGAATTGATTCTATCAAACGTGTTGAAATCTTCGGTGCGATGACAGAAGCGAATCCTTCAGTTCAAGGTGTAGATCCACAAGAATTAGCAGAGTTAAGAACATTGGCTCAAATTGCTGAATATATTTCAGGTAAAGCAGGTGCGACTTCAGCACCGGCAGCAGCTCCTGCACCAGCGGCGGCTCCAGTAGCAGCAGCACCAGTAGTTGAAACACCAGCTCCAGCAGCTCAAGGTGGCGTAACAAACGCAGAAATCGAAGCATCACTTTTAGAAGTAATTGCTGAGAAGACAGGTTACCCGGCTGAGATGTTAGAAATGGGAATGGACATGGAAGCTGATTTAGGAATTGATTCTATCAAGCGTGTTGAAATCTTCGGTGCGATGACAGAAGCAAATCCATCAGTTCAAGGTGTAGATCCACAAGAGTTAGCAGAGTTAAGAACATTAGCTCAAATTGCTGAATATATTTCAGGAAAAGCAGGTGCATCATCTGCAGGGTCGACACAAGGGTCGACCCGTACGGAAGCGCCTGTAGTTGAAGCAGCAGCGTCTGTAGGGGCTACCCATGTGTCGCCCGTGTCAAACGCAGAAATCGAAGCATCACTTTTAGAAGTAATTGCAGAGAAGACAGGTTACCCAGCAGAGATGTTGGAAATGGGTATGGACATGGAAGCTGATTTAGGAATTGACTCAATCAAGCGTGTTGAAATCTTCGGTGCGATGACAGAGGCTAATCCATCAGTTCAAGGAGTAGATCCACAAGAATTAGCAGAGCTAAGAACATTGGCTCAAATTGCTGAATACATTTCAGGTAAGGCAGGTGCATCATCTGCAGGGTCGACACAAGGGTCGACCCGTACGGAAGCGCCTGTAGTTGAAGCAGCAGCGTCTTTAGGGGCTACCCATGTGTCGCCCGTGTCAAACGCAGAAATCGAAGCATCACTTTTAGAAGTAATTGCTGAGAAGACAGGTTACCCAGCAGAGATGTTAGAAATGGGTATGGACATGGAAGCTGATTTAGGAATTGATTCTATCAAGCGTGTTGAAATCTTCGGTGCAATGACAGAGGCTAATCCATCAGTTCAAGGAGTAGATCCACAAGAATTAGCAGAGTTAAGAACATTAGCTCAAATTGCTGAATACATTTCAGGAAAAGCAGGTGCATCATCTGCAGGGTCGACACAAGGGTCGACCCGTACGGAAGCGCCTGTAGTTGAAGCAGCAGCGTCTGTAGGGGCTACCCATGTGTCGCCCGTGTCAAACGCAGAAATCGAAGCATCACTTTTAGAAGTAATTGCAGAGAAGACAGGTTACCCAGCAGAGATGTTGGAAATGGGAATGGACATGGAAGCTGATTTAGGAATTGACTCTATTAAGCGTGTTGAGATCTTCGGTGCGATGACAGAAGCAAATCCATCAGTTCAAGGTGTAGATCCACAAGAGTTAGCCGAATTGAGAACGTTAGCTCAGATTGCTGAATACATTTCAGGTAAGGCAGGTGCATCATCTGCAGGGTCGACACAAGGGTCGACCCGTACGGAAGCGCCTGTAGAAGCAGCAACAGCGTCTGTAGGGGCTACCCATGTGTCGCCCGTGTCAAACGCAGAAATCGAAGCATCACTTTTAGAAGTAATCGCTGAGAAGACGGGTTACCCAGCAGAGATGTTAGAAATGGGAATGGATATGGAAGCTGACTTAGGTATCGACTCTATCAAACGTGTAGAGATCTTCGGTGCGATGACAGAAGCAAATCCATCAGTTCAAGGTGTAGATCCTCAAGAATTAGCCGAATTGAGAACGTTAGCTCAGATTGCTGAGTACATCTCATCGAAGGCGGGAG includes the following:
- the metE gene encoding 5-methyltetrahydropteroyltriglutamate--homocysteine S-methyltransferase gives rise to the protein MKTRNFGFPRIGAKRELKKALEQFWAKEIDAAKLIEIGKDIRKKNWEAQSILDDIPSNDFSFYDQILDLIYTFDCLPKRFRQLQQKENLNDLELYFALARGFQNETSDVKAMEMTKWFDTNYHFIVPEFYKNTQFSISKPIKIVEEYKEAKVSGFETLPTIIGPVTFLWLGKEIDKGFHRLDLLDDLLASYSVILDQLLEHGASKIQFDEPCLALDENPLIQECIKKVYQHFAKEFPQLDITLGNYFDCYGGNLTTVLQLPIHTLHLDLVRCGEQINDILNHELFNENLHLSLGIIDGRNVWKNDFRKSLEVIKKVEASIGSDRILLSPSCSLLHSPIDINLEDEQSKIHPEVKPWLSFAQQKIEELEQLKVLVAEKEPYQHPLYVSNQIDIQSRITSELVNNLKVQERVKNLSAKESQRASDFKSRKVQQAVALQLPLLPTTSIGSLPQTKEVRKNRSLFKRGKITHEQYSDFIKNEIKDAIRFQESIDVDVLVHGEFERNDMVEFFGEQLDGFTFTSHGWVQSFGSRYVKPPIIYGDVHRSEAMTVKESAYAQSLTERPVKGMLTGPVTILQWSFVRDDQPRHKTCKQISLAIRDEVIDLEKAGLKVIQIDEPAFREGLPLRKGEWQSYLDWAVDSFKISSSGVKDGTQIHTHMCYSKFNDIIKSIAAMDADVITIECSRSQLHLLNAFSNFKYPNEIGPGIYDIHSPNVPSVYDMLDFINKAKIKIPLEQLWVNPDCGLKTRGWTETKASLEAMVNATKKARELFTEKVS
- a CDS encoding Lrp/AsnC family transcriptional regulator, producing MDQTDKKILKLLQEDGSITTKEIARRIHLSNTPVYERIKKMEREGVIKKYVAVLNREKLDRDLIVFCNVTLKEHSKIIGHKFVEDITALEEVVECYNISGDYDFLLKVMVKDMKAYQDFVLNRLGEIENIGSAHSTFVMGEIKQSYKIPITE
- a CDS encoding DUF2256 domain-containing protein, with the translated sequence MKKQHLPHKTCPVCKREFSWRKKWKKVWEEVKYCSERCRRNKTSISI
- a CDS encoding flavin reductase family protein, whose protein sequence is MHLTKDLIKEMNRVKRLNLINSITGIKPANLIGSSSVKYGDNLAIFSSVVHLGSDPALLGFISRPSQDVPRHTLRNIYENNVYTINHVNTNQIMRAHYTSAKMDDQDSEFEKCHFTPEYIDGFKAPFVKEAKVKIGLELKESIPIKFNNTVMIVGEIQHIFIPEEAITEQGYLRLDKIDATGISGLNSYYSFNYLNSFPYARKKDLETLNLKLSDEKATSTS
- a CDS encoding FAD-binding domain-containing protein, which produces MHFSTKYSVILELLNNYNPDRYAASRNYIDGSVSYLSPYISRGVISTKKVYQLLLSKGYEFGKIEKFVQELAWRDYWQQLWVHKEELIDDDLKRTQPNVAHYQLPISILEKSTGIDALDHGIDELEKTGYMHNHMRMYISMLICNIGQTHWKQPAQWMYYHLLDGDWASNALSWQWVCGANSNKKYFANQENINKYTHTQQKGSYLDVSYNEIEYQKVPKELKATLNLELKTDLPEATSIVIDKKSPTFIYNSYQLDPEWHSPEKGNRILLLEPSHFEKFPISKRVLDFIIDLSKNIEGIQLFVGEFDELKAALGCAEIYFKEHPAFKHYKGNRESRDWISNISGDCHSFFKFWKLVKKDLKKDLETIL